Proteins encoded by one window of Toxotes jaculatrix isolate fToxJac2 chromosome 22, fToxJac2.pri, whole genome shotgun sequence:
- the kics2 gene encoding KICSTOR complex protein C12orf66 homolog translates to MTEAEELRPVPRERAILESFFTQLGMFSFDRAKDYVEKEKDNSRSTGAIWAALLAALAHLAAAEKAYHNMTFLGQKIGGQSFFSRKDSIRTIYTSLYNELRKVVTTGRHSQPGSTSYLEDLLSHLSEQLCHFTQARMEMADLYEKMHSLGSQKSINSEELVTTLEAVLQKYSSKFHHPILGRVEEGFQTEVDVVTQLLRCQAQVSEWHFLPALLSLHGANTKLTAWGQLFQRQKETRKHLFGGQSQKAVQPPHLYVWLQRFQATLLAKFSFYFHEALSRQTAPADMRALTARTAADYYGKISSFIRKHDASNVSLVFDNRGSESFQGHGYHHPHSYREAPKGVEQFPAVVSLPSGERPLTHWPNVIMMMGDRAAELNTLDKVVHFYDDKVQSTYYLTRPEPHFTLVVIFDGRKSEKDLHIAAFLQEISGSLRNSKPFSTLKPGSKG, encoded by the exons ATGACGGAGGCGGAGGAGCTGCGGCCCGTTCCCCGGGAGCGGGCCATCCTGGAGAGCTTCTTCACGCAGCTCGGCATGTTTTCTTTCGACCGGGCCAAGGACTAcgtggagaaggagaaggacaacAGCAGGAGCACCGGGGCCATCTGGGCCGCTCTGCTGGCCGCTCTGGCTCACCTGGCCGCCGCGGAGAAGGCGTACCACAACATGACATTCCTAGGACAGAAAATAG gcggCCAGTCCTTCTTCAGCCGTAAAGACTCCATCCGCACTATCTACACCTCCCTCTACAACGAGCTCAGGAAGGTGGTGACGACGGGGCGTCACAGCCAGCCGGGCTCCACCTCCTACCTGGAGGACCTGCTGTCGCACCTGTCGGAGCAGCTCTGCCACTTCACCCAGGCCCGCATGGAGATGGCCGACCTGTACGAGAAAATGCACTCACTGGGCAGCCAGAAGAGCATCAACTCAGAGGAGCTGGTCACCACGCTGGAGGCCGTCCTGCAGAAATACAGCTCcaa GTTCCACCACCCTATCCTTGGCCGTGTGGAGGAGGGCTTCCAGACGGAGGTGGACGTAGTGACCCAGTTACTGCGCTGCCAGGCTCAGGTGTCAGAGTGGCATTTCCTGCCCGCTCTGCTCAGCCTGCACGGTGCCAACACCAAGCTCACCGCCTGGGGTCAGCTCTTCCAGCGGCAGAAAGAGACCCGCAAGCATCTGTTCGGAGGTCAGTCCCAGAAGGCCGTGCAGCCTCCGCACCTGTATGTGTGGCTGCAGCGTTTCCAGGCGACGCTCCTCGCCAAGTTCAGCTTCTACTTCCACGAAGCCCTGAGCCGGCAGACGGCCCCAGCTGACATGAGAGCCCTGACCGCCCGCACCGCGGCAGACTATTACGGCAAGATCTCCTCCTTTATCCGCAAACATGACGCCAGTAACGTGTCTCTGGTGTTTGACAACCGCGGCTCAGAAAGCTTCCAGGGCCACGGATACCACCACCCGCACTCATACCGGGAAGCACCGAAGGGCGTGGAGCAGTTCCCCGCCGTGGTGTCCCTGCCGTCCGGGGAGCGGCCGCTCACGCACTGGCCAAACGTCATCATGATGATGGGAGACCGCGCCGCTGAGCTCAACACTCTGGACAAGGTGGTGCACTTCTACGACGATAAAGTCCAGAGCACCTACTACCTGACGCGGCCCGAGCCACACTTCACTCTGGTGGTCATCTTTGACGGCAGGAAGTCAGAGAAGGACCTGCACATCGCTGCCTTCCTGCAGGAGATCTCAGGCTCACTGCGGAACTCCAAACCCTTCAGCACCCTCAAGCCCGGGTCCAAGGGCTGA